From Streptomyces sp. HUAS MG91, the proteins below share one genomic window:
- a CDS encoding FCD domain-containing protein — protein sequence MAELVAAVEPGARLGTKEELRARCGVSVGTFNEALRLLQSRGLVTVKPGPGGGLFSAEQSPMVRLGNSVLALDAQQSDVADAVRIRDALDPLLIEDALWHASPADISGLKDHIAAMEAAVGTADPVAFIHANWRLHAAIAAISPNALLSSLYSSLLDLVESHTLAVLPASEEPLDHYIAHRHELHRDLVDALERRDREAALRLIREHNTSLQSEEPIAEL from the coding sequence GTGGCGGAGCTGGTCGCCGCGGTGGAGCCCGGGGCGCGGCTGGGGACCAAGGAGGAGTTGCGGGCCCGGTGCGGGGTCTCGGTGGGGACCTTCAACGAGGCGCTGCGCCTGCTGCAGTCCCGGGGGCTGGTCACCGTCAAGCCGGGGCCGGGCGGCGGCCTGTTCAGCGCCGAGCAGTCACCGATGGTCCGGCTCGGGAACTCCGTCCTCGCCCTGGACGCTCAGCAGAGCGACGTCGCCGACGCCGTACGGATCCGTGACGCCCTGGACCCTCTGCTGATCGAGGACGCACTGTGGCACGCCTCGCCCGCCGACATCTCCGGCCTCAAGGACCACATCGCGGCCATGGAGGCGGCCGTGGGCACGGCGGATCCCGTGGCGTTCATCCACGCGAACTGGCGGCTGCACGCGGCCATCGCCGCGATCAGCCCGAACGCGCTGCTCAGCTCCCTGTACTCGAGCCTGCTGGATCTGGTGGAGTCGCACACGCTGGCGGTGCTGCCGGCCAGCGAGGAACCGCTTGACCACTACATCGCGCACCGGCACGAGCTCCACCGCGATCTGGTCGACGCGCTCGAACGCCGCGACCGCGAGGCGGCACTGCGCCTGATCCGCGAACACAACACCAGTCTCCAGTCGGAGGAACCCATCGCGGAGCTCTGA
- a CDS encoding LysE family translocator — translation MPVNLSLVAGFLTLSAVLSMIPGPSVLLETSRAITVGRRSAMWIVLGNALGGLVLLALVLAGLGAIVAASAKLFMAVKVVGACYLFWLGVSALRSARSNPFSLNESSAAGVPGKTSRARSVRQGFLVGVANPKSIVSLMAVLPQFVDHSRGGLVLQMLVIGLAGGVVQALIETVWVCAAGSMRTWFLGRTRRIQLMKAGGGVAMIAFAGRLAVESP, via the coding sequence GTGCCCGTGAACCTGAGCCTGGTCGCCGGTTTCCTGACTCTGTCGGCAGTGCTGTCGATGATTCCAGGGCCGTCCGTGCTGCTCGAAACCAGCCGTGCCATCACCGTGGGACGTCGGTCTGCGATGTGGATCGTGCTGGGGAACGCCCTGGGCGGTCTCGTCCTCCTGGCGCTCGTGCTCGCCGGCCTCGGAGCGATCGTCGCGGCATCGGCCAAACTCTTCATGGCCGTCAAGGTCGTTGGTGCGTGCTACCTGTTCTGGCTGGGCGTCAGCGCGCTGCGCTCGGCCCGGTCCAACCCCTTCTCCTTGAATGAGTCGTCCGCAGCCGGTGTCCCGGGGAAAACGTCGCGGGCGCGATCGGTACGGCAGGGCTTTCTCGTCGGTGTCGCCAACCCGAAGAGCATCGTGTCGCTCATGGCGGTCCTGCCCCAGTTCGTCGACCACTCGCGCGGAGGCCTCGTTCTTCAGATGCTGGTCATCGGCCTCGCCGGGGGAGTGGTCCAAGCACTCATCGAAACCGTATGGGTCTGTGCCGCCGGATCCATGCGGACCTGGTTCCTGGGGAGAACACGCCGTATTCAGCTGATGAAGGCCGGCGGCGGAGTGGCCATGATCGCCTTCGCCGGCAGGCTCGCCGTCGAAAGCCCGTAG
- the proP gene encoding glycine betaine/L-proline transporter ProP: MPQHVREELARRLRRTRRAYRAQDVQVVEKPLLKRAVGASALGNCMEWFDFGVYSYLAATIGKVFFPGASPGAQLISSFATFAAAFVVRPLGGLVFGPLGDRVGRQKVLATTMIMMAAGTFSIGLIPSYATIGIAAPILLLLARMVQGFSTGGEYGGATTFVAEYSPDRRRGFLSSWLDFGTFVGYALGSALVTMLNVILTDDQMLSWGWRLPFLIAGPLGVIGLYMRLKLEESPAFQQQLDEHEKNLAQDSVGSEFKTIVRDHWRPLLICMGLVLLYNVTNYMVTGYLPTYQTETLDRSSTSADILVLIGMVWIVILITFLGRLSDHIGRRPLYAGAAAAMIVLAVPAFLLIKAEGNWRPIVGVLILSTLLACFAAPSAATLPALFPTAVRYAAMGIGFNFAVAAFGGTTPLVTEALVNATGDKLVPAYYLMAAGVIGLITVKFLPESAQLPLNGSQPMVGSTEEQKELIDTSQDLYRYAKEHSPS, from the coding sequence ATGCCCCAGCATGTGCGGGAGGAGCTGGCCCGCAGGCTGCGGCGCACCAGGCGGGCCTACCGCGCCCAGGATGTGCAGGTCGTCGAGAAGCCGTTGCTGAAGCGGGCCGTGGGCGCGTCGGCGCTCGGCAATTGCATGGAGTGGTTCGATTTCGGTGTTTACAGTTATCTCGCCGCGACGATCGGCAAGGTGTTCTTCCCGGGCGCTTCTCCGGGAGCCCAGCTGATCTCGTCCTTCGCGACGTTTGCAGCCGCGTTCGTGGTGCGCCCGCTGGGCGGTCTGGTGTTCGGCCCGCTCGGCGACCGGGTCGGTCGGCAGAAGGTGCTGGCGACCACCATGATCATGATGGCGGCGGGCACGTTCTCGATCGGCCTCATCCCGAGCTACGCGACGATCGGCATCGCCGCCCCCATCCTGCTGCTCCTCGCTCGTATGGTCCAGGGCTTCTCGACCGGTGGCGAGTACGGCGGCGCGACGACCTTCGTGGCGGAGTACTCGCCGGACCGCCGTCGCGGGTTCCTTTCGAGCTGGCTCGACTTCGGCACGTTCGTCGGCTACGCCCTCGGCTCCGCCCTGGTCACCATGTTGAACGTGATCCTCACGGACGATCAGATGCTGTCCTGGGGCTGGCGTCTGCCGTTCCTGATCGCGGGACCTCTGGGTGTCATCGGCCTGTACATGCGGCTGAAGCTGGAGGAGTCGCCCGCTTTCCAGCAGCAGCTCGACGAGCACGAGAAGAACCTGGCCCAGGACTCGGTCGGCAGCGAGTTCAAGACGATCGTCCGCGACCACTGGCGTCCGCTGCTGATCTGCATGGGTCTGGTCCTGCTCTACAACGTCACGAACTACATGGTGACCGGCTATCTGCCGACCTATCAGACGGAGACCCTGGACCGGTCCAGTACGTCGGCGGACATCCTGGTCCTGATCGGGATGGTGTGGATCGTCATCCTCATCACCTTCCTCGGCCGTCTCAGCGACCACATCGGCCGCCGCCCGCTGTACGCGGGCGCGGCCGCCGCCATGATCGTCCTGGCCGTCCCGGCGTTCCTCCTCATCAAGGCCGAAGGCAACTGGCGACCCATCGTCGGTGTGCTGATCCTGTCCACGCTGCTCGCGTGCTTCGCCGCCCCCAGCGCCGCCACCCTGCCCGCCCTCTTCCCCACCGCGGTCCGTTACGCGGCCATGGGCATCGGCTTCAACTTCGCCGTGGCCGCGTTCGGAGGCACCACCCCGCTGGTGACAGAGGCCCTGGTGAACGCCACCGGCGACAAGCTGGTGCCCGCCTACTACCTCATGGCAGCCGGCGTCATCGGCCTGATCACCGTCAAGTTCCTCCCCGAGAGCGCGCAACTGCCCCTCAACGGCTCCCAGCCCATGGTCGGCTCGACGGAGGAACAGAAAGAACTCATCGACACCTCCCAGGACCTGTACCGGTACGCCAAGGAACACTCTCCGAGCTGA
- a CDS encoding helix-turn-helix domain-containing protein: protein MTGQRSDARRNYQRILSVAETEVAAHGADASLERIARTAGVGSATVRRHFPTRQALLEAVFHERIGHLCDSARRLNDTDDSRAALLEWLQGLLDYAVSARGLADALTYEPPTDQPATNSCGNALEEAGTPLLRHAIRDGAVKGEVTFHDLLTLSVGIALATEHHSEPAVQADRLFRLAVEGISPGSRPADGPARA, encoded by the coding sequence ATGACCGGTCAGCGTTCGGACGCCCGGCGCAACTACCAGCGCATCCTCTCCGTCGCCGAGACCGAGGTGGCCGCCCATGGCGCCGACGCCTCGCTCGAGCGGATCGCCCGCACCGCCGGCGTCGGATCGGCCACCGTGCGCCGCCATTTCCCCACCCGGCAGGCGCTGCTCGAAGCTGTCTTCCACGAGCGCATCGGGCATCTCTGCGACAGCGCCCGCCGCCTGAACGACACCGACGACAGCCGGGCCGCGCTCCTGGAGTGGCTCCAGGGTCTGCTCGACTACGCCGTCTCCGCCCGCGGACTCGCCGATGCCCTCACCTACGAGCCGCCCACCGACCAGCCCGCCACGAACTCCTGCGGCAACGCGCTCGAAGAAGCCGGTACGCCCCTGCTCCGGCACGCCATCCGGGACGGGGCGGTCAAGGGTGAGGTGACCTTCCACGACCTGCTCACCCTGAGCGTCGGCATTGCACTGGCCACCGAGCACCACAGCGAACCGGCGGTGCAGGCCGACCGGCTCTTCCGTCTCGCCGTCGAAGGGATCAGCCCTGGCTCACGGCCCGCTGACGGGCCAGCACGCGCGTGA
- a CDS encoding GNAT family N-acetyltransferase → MTPTLRTERLLLEPYTPEDEEDFVALFQDTRVSRWMGDGPASEAADRALFGRIFTKVYAQDLFDVWAVRRDGLLVGHAEIKPTDVVGGHEIIYALAPAAWGSGLGTEVAERIVAHGFDTLGLTTVHATVAAPNEASLALLERIGFDPVRSITEDDGSITRVLARQRAVSQG, encoded by the coding sequence GTGACCCCGACACTGCGCACCGAGCGGCTCCTGCTGGAGCCGTACACGCCCGAGGACGAGGAAGACTTCGTCGCCCTGTTCCAGGACACCAGGGTGTCGCGGTGGATGGGTGACGGCCCCGCGTCCGAAGCCGCGGACCGGGCTCTGTTCGGACGGATCTTCACGAAGGTCTACGCCCAGGACCTGTTCGACGTCTGGGCTGTCCGTCGGGACGGGCTTCTGGTCGGCCATGCCGAGATCAAGCCGACCGACGTCGTCGGTGGCCACGAGATCATCTACGCGCTGGCCCCGGCCGCATGGGGGTCGGGCCTGGGGACTGAGGTGGCGGAGAGAATCGTCGCTCACGGCTTCGACACCCTCGGGCTGACCACGGTCCACGCCACCGTGGCCGCACCGAACGAAGCGTCACTGGCCCTGCTGGAACGGATCGGTTTCGACCCGGTCCGGAGCATCACGGAGGACGACGGCAGCATCACGCGCGTGCTGGCCCGTCAGCGGGCCGTGAGCCAGGGCTGA